From the Priestia koreensis genome, one window contains:
- a CDS encoding YebC/PmpR family DNA-binding transcriptional regulator, producing MGRKWNNIKEKKASKDANTSRIYAKFGREIYVAAKQGEPDPESNQALRVVLERAKTYNVPRAIIDRAIEKAKGGAEENYDELRYEGFGPNGSMVIVDALTNNVNRTASDVRAAFGKNGGNMGVSGSVAYMFDATAVIGVEGKSGDEVLELLMEADVDARDILEEEDAAIVYADPEQFHAVQEAFKTAGVTEFSVAEIIMLAQNDVELPEDAQAQFEKMIDALEDLDDVQQVYHNVDLGE from the coding sequence ATGGGTCGTAAGTGGAACAATATTAAAGAAAAGAAAGCGTCAAAGGATGCTAATACTAGCCGTATCTACGCAAAATTTGGTCGTGAAATTTACGTTGCTGCAAAGCAAGGTGAACCAGATCCAGAATCTAACCAAGCATTACGAGTAGTACTTGAGCGTGCTAAAACATATAACGTACCAAGAGCAATTATTGACCGTGCGATTGAAAAAGCAAAAGGCGGCGCAGAAGAAAACTATGACGAGCTTCGCTACGAAGGCTTCGGACCAAACGGTTCAATGGTTATTGTTGATGCCCTAACAAATAACGTAAACCGCACAGCATCTGACGTTCGTGCAGCGTTCGGTAAAAACGGTGGGAACATGGGTGTGAGTGGATCGGTTGCTTACATGTTCGACGCAACAGCTGTTATCGGGGTAGAAGGTAAATCTGGTGATGAAGTGCTAGAATTACTAATGGAAGCAGACGTTGATGCGCGTGATATTCTTGAAGAAGAAGACGCAGCAATCGTATATGCAGATCCAGAACAATTCCATGCTGTTCAAGAAGCATTCAAAACAGCTGGTGTAACAGAATTCTCAGTAGCAGAAATCATTATGTTAGCGCAAAATGACGTTGAGCTACCAGAAGACGCACAAGCACAATTTGAAAAAATGATTGATGCGTTAGAAGACTTAGACGATGTTCAACAGGTGTACCACAACGTTGACTTAGGTGAATAA
- the ileS gene encoding isoleucine--tRNA ligase, whose protein sequence is MKEVNAKETAVEREQRTQKRWSEQKVFQQSVENRKDKPSFVFYEGPPTANGLPHVGHALGRTIKDVVARYKTMSGYHVLRKAGWDTHGLPVELGVEKQLGISGKHEIEGYGVEAFIQKCKESVFTYEKQWRSFTEKIGYWVDMDDPYVTLDHSYIESVWHVLGTIHEKGLLYKGHRVSPYCPSCQTSLSSHEVAQGYKDVKDLTATVKFKRTDRDGEFFLGWTTTPWTLPANVALAVHPEITYVRVQQQGETYVVAKSLVNEVLKGDFTLLSEHKGNEFVGMAYEPPFQTVPVSNGHKVLTADYVTEASGTGVVHIAPAYGEDDYRVIKEHGFSFVNVVDEKGYYTSDVPMFEGRFVKDCDVDVVRYLADQGLLYHKEKYEHSYPFCWRCDSPLLYYATESWFIQMTAIKDQLIENNNDVTWHPDHIKHGRFGNFLDNIVDWNISRKRYWGTPLNVWECEQCNHQLAPKSMKELQRYATSTVEDDVELHKPYVDKIDLTCPSCQGNMKRTSEVIDVWFDSGAMPFAQYHYPFENSDQFQNQFPADVVAEGIDQTRGWFYSLLAVSTLFTGKAPYKRVLSLGHVLDENGQKMSKSKGNALDPLELVDTFGADALRWALLADSAPWNPKKFSKRVVQEAKSKVIDTLMNVYSFYVLYAKLDGYDPAQHQHTKRTKLDEWILSRLHSTLQNVTHGLENYEFTGAAREIAAFIEELSNWYVRRSRERFWAKDMTTEKAAAYATLREVLLTLSKMMAPFAPFMTDEVHENLTGESVHVADYPTLNDKLVNVKLEEEMSAVLQVVELGRSIRNNHSLKVKQPLQALTIVTDADVPWENYEDVIKEELNIKQIKVSSPQENLLTYEVKLDFKSAGPKFGKLVNEVNRWLTSQTDTVAKELLEREQLEVLLHDQILHLTKEDVIISQVAPNGMAVAATNELTVLLTITLTDELVHEGMVREVVRAVQDQRKKLDLPVNLRIDLTLGVTDEMKNILSQFDYVLKENLLLKNLMLTDLKTEPTLTVNQQAVSIHINDN, encoded by the coding sequence ATGAAAGAAGTAAATGCAAAAGAAACAGCCGTTGAACGCGAACAGCGCACCCAAAAGCGCTGGTCTGAGCAGAAAGTATTTCAGCAATCCGTTGAAAATCGAAAGGATAAACCATCATTCGTTTTCTATGAGGGACCACCGACAGCTAACGGTCTTCCACACGTTGGGCATGCTTTAGGTAGAACGATTAAAGACGTTGTGGCACGATATAAAACAATGTCTGGCTATCACGTGTTGCGAAAGGCTGGTTGGGATACGCACGGGCTCCCTGTCGAGCTTGGGGTGGAAAAACAGCTTGGCATCTCAGGCAAACACGAAATCGAAGGGTATGGCGTAGAGGCATTTATTCAAAAATGTAAGGAAAGTGTGTTTACGTATGAGAAACAGTGGCGATCGTTTACGGAGAAGATCGGCTACTGGGTCGACATGGATGACCCATACGTTACACTTGATCATTCATATATCGAAAGCGTATGGCACGTGCTTGGAACTATACACGAAAAAGGACTGCTTTATAAGGGGCATCGCGTGTCACCATACTGCCCTAGCTGTCAAACATCACTGAGTTCACACGAGGTTGCACAGGGCTATAAAGATGTAAAAGACTTAACAGCAACGGTCAAATTTAAGCGGACCGATCGTGACGGAGAGTTTTTCCTCGGGTGGACGACTACGCCGTGGACATTACCAGCAAACGTTGCGCTAGCTGTTCATCCAGAGATCACCTATGTTCGCGTACAGCAGCAAGGCGAAACATATGTAGTCGCAAAGTCACTCGTTAATGAGGTATTAAAAGGTGACTTTACGCTTTTATCCGAGCATAAAGGAAATGAGTTTGTCGGCATGGCCTATGAGCCTCCGTTTCAAACAGTGCCTGTCTCTAATGGTCATAAGGTGCTCACTGCTGACTATGTTACAGAGGCAAGCGGAACAGGTGTCGTTCATATCGCACCTGCTTATGGGGAGGATGATTACCGCGTAATCAAAGAACATGGCTTTTCTTTTGTTAATGTTGTAGATGAAAAAGGGTATTATACTTCTGATGTTCCGATGTTTGAAGGACGGTTTGTAAAGGATTGCGATGTAGATGTTGTTCGTTACTTGGCTGATCAAGGGCTTCTTTATCACAAAGAAAAATACGAGCATAGCTATCCATTCTGCTGGCGATGTGACTCCCCTCTCCTCTACTATGCGACAGAGAGCTGGTTTATCCAAATGACCGCGATCAAGGATCAGTTAATCGAGAATAACAACGACGTTACTTGGCATCCAGATCATATCAAGCACGGACGCTTTGGAAACTTTTTAGATAACATCGTTGATTGGAACATCAGTCGAAAGCGATACTGGGGAACTCCGCTGAACGTATGGGAATGTGAGCAATGTAACCATCAGCTTGCTCCGAAAAGCATGAAAGAATTGCAGCGCTATGCAACGAGCACTGTAGAAGACGACGTTGAATTACACAAACCATATGTGGATAAAATTGATCTTACGTGCCCTTCTTGTCAGGGTAATATGAAGCGCACGTCAGAAGTCATTGACGTATGGTTTGATAGCGGCGCAATGCCATTTGCACAATATCACTACCCATTTGAAAACAGTGATCAATTCCAAAATCAATTTCCCGCCGATGTTGTCGCAGAAGGGATTGACCAAACACGTGGATGGTTTTATAGCCTCCTCGCCGTATCAACGCTCTTTACAGGGAAAGCACCTTATAAACGAGTTTTATCTCTCGGTCATGTATTAGATGAAAATGGACAAAAAATGTCTAAGAGTAAAGGCAACGCACTTGATCCACTAGAGCTTGTAGACACATTTGGAGCCGATGCACTTAGATGGGCACTTTTAGCTGACAGTGCACCGTGGAATCCAAAGAAGTTCTCTAAGCGCGTCGTACAAGAAGCGAAGTCAAAAGTTATTGATACGCTCATGAACGTATACAGCTTTTACGTTTTATATGCAAAACTCGACGGATACGATCCTGCTCAACATCAGCATACGAAAAGAACAAAACTCGATGAATGGATTCTTTCAAGGCTTCACAGTACGCTACAAAACGTTACACACGGTCTAGAGAACTACGAATTTACAGGCGCTGCCCGTGAGATTGCAGCCTTTATCGAGGAGCTAAGCAACTGGTATGTTCGTCGTTCTAGAGAGCGCTTTTGGGCAAAGGATATGACGACAGAAAAAGCGGCTGCCTACGCAACGCTTCGCGAAGTTCTGTTAACACTTAGTAAAATGATGGCACCTTTTGCACCGTTTATGACAGATGAAGTTCATGAAAATCTTACAGGAGAAAGTGTGCACGTAGCTGATTATCCTACGCTTAACGATAAGCTAGTCAACGTAAAGCTTGAGGAGGAAATGAGCGCTGTCTTACAAGTTGTCGAGCTTGGGCGGAGTATACGTAACAATCACTCACTTAAAGTAAAGCAACCACTTCAAGCGCTAACGATTGTGACTGATGCGGATGTACCGTGGGAAAATTACGAGGACGTCATTAAAGAAGAGCTGAACATCAAACAAATCAAGGTGTCATCACCTCAAGAGAACCTTCTAACATATGAAGTGAAGCTTGATTTTAAAAGTGCTGGACCGAAGTTTGGAAAGCTTGTAAATGAGGTAAACCGCTGGCTAACGAGCCAGACTGATACTGTAGCAAAAGAATTATTAGAGAGAGAACAGCTAGAAGTTCTGTTACACGATCAAATACTTCACCTTACAAAAGAAGATGTGATCATTTCGCAAGTAGCACCAAACGGAATGGCCGTTGCCGCTACAAATGAATTAACGGTTTTACTCACGATCACACTGACAGATGAATTGGTTCATGAAGGAATGGTGCGGGAAGTCGTGCGGGCCGTTCAGGATCAACGTAAAAAGCTTGATTTGCCAGTTAACTTACGAATTGATTTGACGCTCGGGGTGACCGATGAGATGAAGAACATTCTTTCGCAATTTGATTATGTCTTAAAAGAAAATCTATTGTTGAAAAATTTAATGTTGACCGATTTAAAAACAGAACCTACCCTCACGGTGAATCAGCAAGCCGTATCAATCCATATTAACGATAACTAA
- a CDS encoding DoxX family protein yields MRMLSVILQVILGIGFVMFGLMKFGSKQMVEGFKQYGYPSWFRIFTGLVEVVSAGLLVAGIWKEALAAWGGLLVVVTMIGAVFTHIKIKDSFKSIVMPLVLLIIGAVVLYLQWNHLF; encoded by the coding sequence ATGAGGATGTTATCCGTCATTCTTCAAGTAATCTTAGGTATTGGCTTTGTAATGTTTGGTCTGATGAAATTTGGTTCCAAGCAAATGGTGGAGGGGTTCAAACAGTATGGTTATCCAAGCTGGTTCCGCATCTTTACAGGACTTGTTGAGGTCGTGTCTGCCGGATTATTAGTAGCAGGCATATGGAAAGAAGCTCTGGCAGCGTGGGGTGGTTTATTAGTTGTTGTGACTATGATTGGAGCGGTCTTCACACATATAAAGATAAAAGACAGCTTCAAAAGCATAGTCATGCCACTTGTTTTGCTCATAATCGGAGCAGTTGTCCTATATCTTCAATGGAATCATTTATTTTAA
- a CDS encoding nitroreductase family protein, with amino-acid sequence MTIDLYEALQSRRSYYAINKDVKVSDERIKEIVEFAVKHTPSSFNSQSARVVVLTGAAHDKLWDLTTDTLKVVVGDGDFSGTQQKMDSFKAGYGTVLFFEDESVVRALQEQFALYADNFPVWSNQSSGMHQLVVWTGLEAEGLGASLQHYNPLIDEQVKAEWNIPAEWKLIAQMPFGNPAAEPGEKEFQPLDTRVKFYK; translated from the coding sequence ATGACAATCGATTTATATGAAGCGTTACAATCACGCCGTTCTTACTATGCAATTAACAAAGATGTAAAAGTATCAGATGAGCGTATTAAAGAAATTGTTGAATTTGCGGTTAAGCACACTCCATCTTCATTTAACTCACAAAGTGCACGTGTTGTGGTTTTAACAGGTGCTGCACATGATAAGCTTTGGGACTTAACAACAGACACATTAAAAGTAGTTGTAGGTGACGGAGACTTCTCTGGAACACAGCAAAAAATGGATTCATTCAAAGCTGGCTACGGCACAGTATTATTCTTTGAAGACGAGTCAGTTGTAAGAGCTCTTCAAGAACAATTTGCTCTATATGCTGACAACTTCCCTGTTTGGTCTAACCAATCATCTGGTATGCACCAACTTGTTGTATGGACAGGACTAGAAGCTGAAGGACTAGGAGCTTCATTACAGCATTACAATCCATTAATCGACGAGCAAGTCAAAGCAGAGTGGAACATTCCAGCAGAATGGAAGCTTATTGCTCAAATGCCTTTCGGAAACCCTGCTGCTGAGCCAGGCGAAAAAGAATTCCAACCGTTAGATACACGCGTAAAATTTTATAAATAA